In Oryza sativa Japonica Group chromosome 11, ASM3414082v1, the following are encoded in one genomic region:
- the LOC4351068 gene encoding probable GPI-anchored adhesin-like protein PGA55 isoform X1 gives MEPASLFSFVSAMIKLAMKIATVAKKARQNQTKCLELSDRARRVAGILSNYNYKPAATGEAAAAATWDMLGSLNEALDEAHKLVESCCGDGQMYRLVGSRAVDAKLDSVNNKISNCLMDLLAAQGAGTAKKIDELHLVVVDRNHHRASNSNAGVREDKMTSHQHAAPGYSRPNNSARMKQNTAGIMFGNHTASDHGRRLNSSVRSLRVMNPALSHHQLANNSAWWKQSEINTGSSNYSVRSLGESSSAKSSSGRSWTEINSANSSIVRSRTKINSAHSSIVRSRTEINSAHSSIVRSRTKINSAHSSIVRSQTEINSNRSSINSVREISSAKSIHKEKIDPLLAHSHHQANNSVRVSYTCKNGNKSVQQNGVNSSNSMRSEKASTAATARPPLQGSYSDAGVAGYPNGQGYALYQYSIEDDPTSCAVM, from the exons ATGGAGCCGGCGTCGTTGTTCAGCTTCGTGAGCGCGATGATAAAGCTGGCGATGAAGATCGCCACGGTGGCGAAGAAGGCTCGCCAGAACCAGACCAAGTGCCTGGAGCTCTCCGACCGCGCGCGGCGAGTCGCCGGCATCCTGAGCAACTACAACTACAAGCCCGCGGctaccggcgaggcggcggcggcggcgacgtgggacaTGCTGGGCAGCCTCAACGAGGCCCTCGACGAGGCGCACAAGCTCGTCGAGTCCTGCTGCGGAGACGGCCAGATGTACAGGCTCGTGGGCAGCCGCGCGGTGGACGCCAAGCTGGACAGCGTCAATAACAAGATCAGCAACTGCCTCAtggacctcctcgccgcccaaGGCGCAGGCACGGCGAAGAAGATCGATGAGCTGCACCTTGTGGTCGTGGATCGCAATCACCACCGTGCAAGCAATTCG AACGCCGGCGTCCGCGAGGATAAGATGACCAGTCATCAGCACGCCGCTCCTGGTTATAGCCGCCCAAACAATTCAGCACGAATGAAGCAGAACACCGCCGGCATCATGTTCGGCAACCACACCGCTTCCGATCATGGCCGCCGCTTAAACAGTTCAGTAAGATCACTGAGAGTGATGAACCCGGCTCTCAGTCATCACCAGCTGGCAAACAATTCAGCGTGGTGGAAGCAGAGTGAGATCAACACCGGCAGCTCAAATTATTCGGTAAGATCGCTAGGAGAGAGCAGCTCTGCCAAGTCGTCCTCGGGAAGATCGTGGACAGAGATCAACTCTGCCAACTCTTCGATAGTAAGATCGCGGACAAAGATCAACTCTGCTCACTCTTCGATAGTAAGATCCCGGACAGAGATCAACTCTGCTCACTCTTCCATAGTAAGATCGCGGACAAAGATCAACTCTGCTCACTCTTCGATAGTAAGATCCCAGACAGAGATCAACTCTAACAGGTCCTCGATAAATTCGGTGAGAGAGATCAGCTCTGCCAAATCCATCCACAAAGAGAAGATCGACCCTCTCCTTGCTCACAGTCATCACCAGGCAAACAATTCA GTTAGGGTGAGCTACACCTGCAAGAACGGCAACAAGAGCGTGCAGCAGAACGGGGTAAACAGCAGCAATTCGATGAGAAGCGAGAAGGCTTCCACCGCGGCTACGGCTAGGCCGCCATTACAGGGCTCCTACTCCGACGCCGGCGTCGCGGGCTACCCGAACGGGCAAGGCTACGCTCTCTACCAATATTCCATTGAGGATGATCCAACCTCCTGCGCCGTAATGTGA
- the LOC4351068 gene encoding uncharacterized protein isoform X2, which yields MEPASLFSFVSAMIKLAMKIATVAKKARQNQTKCLELSDRARRVAGILSNYNYKPAATGEAAAAATWDMLGSLNEALDEAHKLVESCCGDGQMYRLVGSRAVDAKLDSVNNKISNCLMDLLAAQGAGTAKKIDELHLVVVDRNHHRASNSNAGVREDKMTSHQHAAPGYSRPNNSARMKQNTAGIMFGNHTASDHGRRLNSSVRSLRVMNPALSHHQLANNSAWWKQSEINTGSSNYSVRSLGESSSAKSSSGRSWTEINSANSSIVRSRTKINSAHSSIVRSRTEINSAHSSIVRSRTKINSAHSSIVRSQTEINSNRSSINSVREISSAKSIHKEKIDPLLAHSHHQANNSEPWRIIRKNTRGYTEKRIQTHHNLPTTH from the exons ATGGAGCCGGCGTCGTTGTTCAGCTTCGTGAGCGCGATGATAAAGCTGGCGATGAAGATCGCCACGGTGGCGAAGAAGGCTCGCCAGAACCAGACCAAGTGCCTGGAGCTCTCCGACCGCGCGCGGCGAGTCGCCGGCATCCTGAGCAACTACAACTACAAGCCCGCGGctaccggcgaggcggcggcggcggcgacgtgggacaTGCTGGGCAGCCTCAACGAGGCCCTCGACGAGGCGCACAAGCTCGTCGAGTCCTGCTGCGGAGACGGCCAGATGTACAGGCTCGTGGGCAGCCGCGCGGTGGACGCCAAGCTGGACAGCGTCAATAACAAGATCAGCAACTGCCTCAtggacctcctcgccgcccaaGGCGCAGGCACGGCGAAGAAGATCGATGAGCTGCACCTTGTGGTCGTGGATCGCAATCACCACCGTGCAAGCAATTCG AACGCCGGCGTCCGCGAGGATAAGATGACCAGTCATCAGCACGCCGCTCCTGGTTATAGCCGCCCAAACAATTCAGCACGAATGAAGCAGAACACCGCCGGCATCATGTTCGGCAACCACACCGCTTCCGATCATGGCCGCCGCTTAAACAGTTCAGTAAGATCACTGAGAGTGATGAACCCGGCTCTCAGTCATCACCAGCTGGCAAACAATTCAGCGTGGTGGAAGCAGAGTGAGATCAACACCGGCAGCTCAAATTATTCGGTAAGATCGCTAGGAGAGAGCAGCTCTGCCAAGTCGTCCTCGGGAAGATCGTGGACAGAGATCAACTCTGCCAACTCTTCGATAGTAAGATCGCGGACAAAGATCAACTCTGCTCACTCTTCGATAGTAAGATCCCGGACAGAGATCAACTCTGCTCACTCTTCCATAGTAAGATCGCGGACAAAGATCAACTCTGCTCACTCTTCGATAGTAAGATCCCAGACAGAGATCAACTCTAACAGGTCCTCGATAAATTCGGTGAGAGAGATCAGCTCTGCCAAATCCATCCACAAAGAGAAGATCGACCCTCTCCTTGCTCACAGTCATCACCAGGCAAACAATTCA GAGCCCTGGAGGATAATAAGAAAGAATACACGGGGGTATACAGAGAAGAGAATACAGACGCATCACAACCTCCCTACCACGCACTGA
- the LOC4351068 gene encoding probable GPI-anchored adhesin-like protein PGA55 isoform X3, with product MEPASLFSFVSAMIKLAMKIATVAKKARQNQTKCLELSDRARRVAGILSNYNYKPAATGEAAAAATWDMLGSLNEALDEAHKLVESCCGDGQMYRLVGSRAVDAKLDSVNNKISNCLMDLLAAQGAGTAKKIDELHLVVVDRNHHRASNSNAGVREDKMTSHQHAAPGYSRPNNSARMKQNTAGIMFGNHTASDHGRRLNSSVRSLRVMNPALSHHQLANNSAWWKQSEINTGSSNYSVRSLGESSSAKSSSGRSWTEINSANSSIVRSRTKINSAHSSIVRSRTEINSAHSSIVRSRTKINSAHSSIVRSQTEINSNRSSINSVREISSAKSIHKEKIDPLLAHSHHQANNSVSPA from the exons ATGGAGCCGGCGTCGTTGTTCAGCTTCGTGAGCGCGATGATAAAGCTGGCGATGAAGATCGCCACGGTGGCGAAGAAGGCTCGCCAGAACCAGACCAAGTGCCTGGAGCTCTCCGACCGCGCGCGGCGAGTCGCCGGCATCCTGAGCAACTACAACTACAAGCCCGCGGctaccggcgaggcggcggcggcggcgacgtgggacaTGCTGGGCAGCCTCAACGAGGCCCTCGACGAGGCGCACAAGCTCGTCGAGTCCTGCTGCGGAGACGGCCAGATGTACAGGCTCGTGGGCAGCCGCGCGGTGGACGCCAAGCTGGACAGCGTCAATAACAAGATCAGCAACTGCCTCAtggacctcctcgccgcccaaGGCGCAGGCACGGCGAAGAAGATCGATGAGCTGCACCTTGTGGTCGTGGATCGCAATCACCACCGTGCAAGCAATTCG AACGCCGGCGTCCGCGAGGATAAGATGACCAGTCATCAGCACGCCGCTCCTGGTTATAGCCGCCCAAACAATTCAGCACGAATGAAGCAGAACACCGCCGGCATCATGTTCGGCAACCACACCGCTTCCGATCATGGCCGCCGCTTAAACAGTTCAGTAAGATCACTGAGAGTGATGAACCCGGCTCTCAGTCATCACCAGCTGGCAAACAATTCAGCGTGGTGGAAGCAGAGTGAGATCAACACCGGCAGCTCAAATTATTCGGTAAGATCGCTAGGAGAGAGCAGCTCTGCCAAGTCGTCCTCGGGAAGATCGTGGACAGAGATCAACTCTGCCAACTCTTCGATAGTAAGATCGCGGACAAAGATCAACTCTGCTCACTCTTCGATAGTAAGATCCCGGACAGAGATCAACTCTGCTCACTCTTCCATAGTAAGATCGCGGACAAAGATCAACTCTGCTCACTCTTCGATAGTAAGATCCCAGACAGAGATCAACTCTAACAGGTCCTCGATAAATTCGGTGAGAGAGATCAGCTCTGCCAAATCCATCCACAAAGAGAAGATCGACCCTCTCCTTGCTCACAGTCATCACCAGGCAAACAATTCA GTTTCACCTGCGTAA